Proteins encoded in a region of the Nocardia asteroides genome:
- a CDS encoding TetR/AcrR family transcriptional regulator C-terminal ligand-binding domain-containing protein, translated as MPPGPAALLDAYWRHHVLPRRERSRALLEQARAAGVLTPAADLDILLDMLNGAIIHHLLLEPVRSQASEDPRPADLTAYLRSLLRQTGFALPAGSDASPPAE; from the coding sequence ATGCCGCCCGGGCCTGCTGCGCTGCTGGACGCCTACTGGCGCCACCATGTGCTGCCTCGGCGCGAACGCTCGCGCGCCCTGCTCGAACAAGCTCGAGCCGCGGGCGTCCTCACCCCGGCAGCCGACCTCGACATCCTGCTCGACATGCTCAACGGCGCGATCATCCACCACCTGCTGCTGGAACCCGTCCGATCCCAAGCGAGCGAAGACCCGCGACCGGCCGACCTGACCGCATACCTGCGCAGCCTGCTGCGCCAAACCGGCTTCGCCCTCCCGGCCGGCTCCGACGCCTCGCCTCCTGCGGAATAG
- a CDS encoding type II toxin-antitoxin system VapB family antitoxin encodes MLMYMKTMIDVNDEALALAAKELGTTTKKDTVNAALQFVADRRRRIEQVLTDPYGFGVGPDIGDGEIMREARR; translated from the coding sequence ATGCTGATGTATATGAAGACGATGATCGATGTGAACGACGAAGCCCTAGCCCTCGCCGCCAAGGAGTTGGGCACCACCACGAAGAAAGACACGGTGAACGCGGCACTGCAGTTCGTCGCCGACCGGAGGCGCAGGATCGAACAGGTTCTGACCGATCCGTACGGGTTCGGCGTCGGCCCCGACATCGGTGACGGCGAGATAATGCGCGAGGCTCGCCGTTGA
- a CDS encoding TetR family transcriptional regulator codes for MGARDRRAADKAADGTPARVVRRRPRDRRAQIAAASAEAFGALGYHGVSMDDIASRLDISSAALYRHYPSKYALFREEVLRLGAVSQEAARLPEATGLPAGQRLERVLDALIAAAIANRRSAALLRWQRRYLEDADAATLADQLAGVNAALMSLLAETRPALSKADRAVLATAELSVLSSIGDHHVSIPVRALTARLTAACRAVAACELPPPGSAETENLAAEIPLTFKHELLLTRAVELFHQRGYPNVSVEDIATAAGLPASSAVYRFYRGKGDILTAAFRRAADRVSAVIGPAVAAAETPEQALGTLIELYVAGSFAERELTFVYYAEISNVPPEERTVLRNIQRLNVEEWAKLLVAMRPELSPAEARLLVHAGFALVVDLGERFGSSDPVCSPGRVIRLMQVILFGRPAQ; via the coding sequence ATGGGTGCCCGGGATCGCCGCGCTGCGGACAAGGCGGCCGACGGGACACCCGCACGGGTGGTCCGGCGCCGGCCGCGCGACCGCCGCGCCCAGATCGCGGCGGCGTCGGCCGAGGCGTTCGGCGCGCTGGGCTACCACGGCGTCAGCATGGACGACATCGCCTCGCGGCTCGACATCAGCTCGGCGGCGCTGTACCGCCACTACCCGAGCAAGTACGCGTTGTTCCGCGAGGAAGTGTTGCGGCTGGGCGCGGTCAGCCAGGAAGCCGCGCGGCTGCCGGAAGCCACCGGCCTGCCCGCCGGACAACGTCTCGAACGAGTGCTCGACGCTCTGATCGCGGCCGCCATCGCCAACCGGCGTAGCGCCGCGTTGTTGCGGTGGCAGCGGCGCTACCTGGAGGACGCCGACGCGGCCACCCTCGCCGACCAGCTCGCCGGTGTGAACGCCGCGCTCATGTCGCTGCTCGCCGAGACCAGGCCCGCGCTGTCCAAGGCCGACCGCGCCGTGCTCGCCACGGCGGAGCTGAGCGTGCTCAGCAGCATCGGCGATCACCACGTGTCGATCCCGGTGCGGGCGCTCACCGCGCGGCTGACCGCGGCCTGCCGCGCGGTCGCCGCGTGCGAGCTGCCCCCGCCCGGCAGCGCCGAAACCGAGAACCTCGCCGCCGAGATCCCGCTGACGTTCAAACACGAATTGCTGCTGACGCGCGCGGTCGAGCTGTTCCACCAGCGCGGGTACCCGAACGTCAGCGTCGAGGACATCGCGACCGCCGCCGGACTGCCCGCCTCCTCGGCGGTGTACCGGTTCTATCGCGGCAAGGGCGACATCCTCACGGCCGCGTTCCGCCGAGCGGCGGATCGGGTGTCGGCCGTCATCGGGCCCGCCGTCGCCGCCGCCGAGACGCCCGAGCAGGCGCTCGGCACGCTGATCGAGTTGTACGTAGCCGGCTCGTTCGCCGAGCGCGAGCTGACCTTCGTCTACTACGCCGAGATCAGCAACGTGCCGCCGGAGGAGCGCACCGTGCTGCGCAACATCCAGCGACTCAATGTCGAGGAGTGGGCCAAATTGCTGGTCGCCATGCGGCCCGAGCTTTCCCCGGCTGAGGCGCGCTTGCTCGTGCACGCCGGATTCGCCTTGGTGGTCGATCTGGGTGAACGCTTCGGCTCCAGCGACCCGGTCTGCTCGCCAGGGCGTGTGATCCGCTTGATGCAGGTGATCCTGTTCGGCCGACCGGCGCAGTAG
- a CDS encoding acetoacetate--CoA ligase has protein sequence MQPQWVPTEEDIASATITDFARFVAARTGVHAADYHALWQWSVEDLPGFWHALWDYFQLGDVAGEVLASAEMPGAQWFPGTRLNYVDQVIRQLRTDRPAIKAVSEDAAVREVSWVELIDHTAAFAQTLRALGVRPGDRVAGYLPNIPEAVVAFLATASIGAIWSACGQDYSPKAALDRLGQLEPTVLVTADGYRFGGKAHDKRDDIAALRAGLESLRGTIAVSRLGLEVPDATSWDEAVTATEAVITTEPVDFDHPLWIVFSSGTTGLPKGIVHGHGGVVLEHLKAVALQSDIGPEDTFFWYTSPSWMMWNFQIAGLLAGATIVTYDGSPTAPAPDALWRIAAEVGATVLGTSPGYVLACIKAGSVPRADHDLSALRTVGITGSALPTSSALWLGENVGEHVQVSSISGGTDVVSAFIGGVRTVPVWPGELSAPYLGVALDAYDPAGQPVRGEVGELVVTAPMPSMPVSFWRDEDGKRYHDAYFDMFPGVWRHGDWITVTDHHSVIVHGRSDSTLNRHGIRMGSADIYQSVERLPEIAEALVIGAEQPDGGYWMPLFVVLAPDAELTDELKTRIDHTIRTEVSPRHVPDEIILAPGIPHTRTGKKLEVPIKKLFQGAEPSRVVERSAVDDPDLLDWYAGIRPAARS, from the coding sequence ATGCAACCCCAATGGGTGCCGACCGAAGAAGACATCGCCAGCGCGACCATCACCGACTTCGCGCGATTCGTCGCGGCGCGCACCGGCGTGCACGCGGCCGACTATCACGCGTTGTGGCAGTGGTCGGTCGAGGATCTCCCCGGTTTCTGGCACGCGCTGTGGGACTACTTCCAGCTCGGCGACGTCGCGGGTGAGGTCCTGGCGAGCGCCGAGATGCCGGGAGCCCAGTGGTTCCCCGGCACCCGGTTGAACTACGTGGACCAGGTGATCCGGCAGTTACGCACCGACCGGCCCGCGATCAAAGCCGTCAGCGAGGACGCCGCGGTACGAGAAGTGTCCTGGGTCGAATTGATCGACCACACAGCGGCTTTCGCGCAGACGCTGCGTGCACTGGGCGTTCGGCCCGGCGACCGGGTGGCCGGGTATCTGCCGAACATCCCGGAGGCGGTGGTCGCGTTCCTGGCCACCGCGAGCATCGGCGCCATCTGGAGCGCTTGCGGCCAGGACTACTCGCCGAAAGCCGCGCTGGACCGGCTCGGGCAGCTCGAACCCACCGTCCTGGTCACCGCCGACGGTTACCGTTTCGGCGGCAAGGCGCACGACAAGCGCGACGACATCGCCGCGTTGCGCGCGGGCCTGGAATCCTTGCGGGGCACGATCGCGGTTTCCCGGCTCGGGCTCGAGGTACCGGACGCGACCTCCTGGGACGAAGCGGTCACCGCCACGGAGGCGGTGATCACCACGGAGCCGGTGGATTTCGACCATCCGCTGTGGATCGTGTTCTCCTCCGGCACCACCGGTCTGCCCAAGGGCATCGTGCACGGCCACGGTGGCGTGGTGCTCGAACACCTGAAAGCGGTTGCCCTGCAATCGGACATCGGTCCCGAGGACACCTTCTTCTGGTACACGAGCCCGAGCTGGATGATGTGGAACTTCCAGATCGCGGGTCTGCTGGCCGGAGCGACCATCGTCACCTACGACGGCAGCCCGACCGCTCCGGCTCCGGACGCGTTGTGGCGTATCGCCGCCGAAGTCGGCGCGACCGTGCTGGGCACCAGCCCCGGCTACGTGCTGGCGTGCATCAAAGCGGGCTCCGTACCGCGCGCCGACCACGACTTGTCGGCGCTGCGCACCGTCGGGATCACCGGTTCCGCGCTGCCCACCTCCTCGGCGCTGTGGCTCGGCGAGAACGTCGGCGAGCACGTACAGGTCTCCTCGATCAGCGGCGGCACCGACGTGGTGTCGGCCTTCATCGGCGGCGTGCGCACCGTGCCCGTGTGGCCCGGTGAACTGTCGGCGCCCTACCTCGGCGTCGCGCTCGACGCCTACGACCCGGCCGGGCAGCCGGTACGCGGCGAGGTGGGCGAACTCGTCGTCACCGCGCCGATGCCGTCCATGCCGGTCTCCTTCTGGCGCGACGAGGACGGAAAGCGTTACCACGACGCGTATTTCGACATGTTCCCCGGCGTCTGGCGGCACGGTGACTGGATCACCGTCACCGATCACCACAGCGTGATCGTGCACGGGCGGTCGGATTCCACGCTCAACCGGCACGGCATCCGGATGGGCAGCGCCGACATCTACCAGTCCGTGGAACGGCTCCCGGAGATCGCCGAGGCGCTGGTGATCGGCGCCGAGCAGCCCGACGGCGGATACTGGATGCCGCTGTTCGTGGTCCTCGCTCCCGACGCGGAACTCACCGACGAGCTGAAAACCCGCATCGACCACACCATCCGCACCGAGGTGTCGCCCCGCCACGTCCCCGACGAGATCATCCTCGCCCCCGGCATCCCGCACACGCGCACCGGCAAGAAGCTGGAAGTGCCCATCAAGAAGCTGTTCCAGGGCGCCGAGCCGAGCCGCGTCGTCGAACGCAGCGCGGTGGACGACCCGGACCTGCTCGACTGGTACGCGGGCATTCGGCCGGCGGCGCGCAGCTGA
- a CDS encoding PIN domain-containing protein has translation MDTSASARLAHEPVRAVIAGLIADRAAATCVTVDLEAGYSGRNLADVQNIAQRRRALYVNLPINETIAERAREVQQLMARKGHHRAAGIVDLITAAVAEFHGAVLVHYDADFEHIAALTRQPHVWVVPQGSLH, from the coding sequence GTGGACACCTCCGCAAGCGCCCGACTCGCGCACGAGCCGGTGCGTGCTGTGATCGCCGGACTGATTGCCGATCGCGCGGCCGCGACCTGTGTCACGGTAGACCTGGAAGCCGGTTACTCCGGACGCAACCTCGCCGACGTGCAGAACATCGCACAGCGCCGTCGCGCTCTCTACGTCAACCTGCCGATCAATGAGACGATCGCCGAGCGTGCACGAGAGGTTCAGCAGTTGATGGCTCGCAAAGGCCACCATCGAGCCGCGGGGATCGTGGATCTGATCACTGCCGCCGTCGCCGAATTCCATGGGGCCGTACTGGTCCACTACGACGCGGACTTCGAGCATATCGCGGCGTTGACGAGGCAGCCCCATGTCTGGGTCGTGCCACAGGGCAGCCTCCACTAG
- a CDS encoding TetR/AcrR family transcriptional regulator, with product MSVDNRRTARKASSGDSAPREIRRRPKNRRAQIAAASAAAFGALGYHGVSMDDIASGLGISSAALYRHYPSKYALFREELLRVGRAMTESVQLPEEAAQWPAEQRLRHVLDALIAVTIENRPTVTLVRWEGRYLEPDDQTTLNEQQATVLGALGGELAALRPELAEEDLRVLRAALLSTITSVADHHAALPVKPLARLLHSACWSVAHAKLPAQRAVEPVAVVEIPDSFKHELLLRKAVELFHERGYPNVSVEDIATAAGLSAASAVYRFYRGKSDILAAAFRRAAERVSGAVGPAVAAATDAEDALTALIAQYVAGSFAERALTFVYYTEFQHVPVEERTVLRNIQRLSVEEWARLLREVRSELTPAEARILVHAAFAVVVDLGRAFGNEPLAAQDRVRLLMQLVLFGRPAR from the coding sequence ATGAGTGTCGACAATCGCCGTACGGCGCGGAAGGCGAGCAGCGGCGACTCGGCACCTCGGGAGATCCGGCGCAGGCCGAAGAATCGCCGTGCCCAGATCGCGGCGGCGTCGGCGGCCGCGTTCGGCGCGCTGGGCTACCACGGCGTGAGCATGGACGACATCGCCTCCGGGCTCGGGATCAGCTCCGCGGCGCTGTACCGCCATTACCCGAGCAAGTACGCGCTGTTCCGAGAAGAACTGTTGCGCGTCGGCCGGGCGATGACCGAGTCGGTCCAGTTGCCCGAGGAGGCGGCGCAGTGGCCGGCCGAGCAGCGCCTCCGGCACGTGCTCGACGCGCTCATCGCGGTCACGATCGAGAACCGCCCGACCGTCACGCTGGTGCGCTGGGAGGGCCGGTACCTCGAGCCCGACGACCAGACCACGCTCAACGAGCAACAGGCCACGGTCCTCGGCGCACTGGGCGGCGAGCTGGCCGCGCTGCGCCCGGAACTCGCCGAGGAAGACCTGCGCGTGCTGCGCGCGGCCCTGCTCAGCACGATCACCAGCGTCGCCGACCACCACGCCGCTCTTCCCGTGAAACCGCTTGCCCGCCTGCTGCATTCGGCGTGCTGGTCGGTCGCGCACGCGAAACTGCCCGCACAGCGCGCGGTCGAGCCGGTCGCGGTGGTGGAGATACCGGACTCGTTCAAACACGAACTGCTGCTGCGCAAAGCGGTCGAGCTGTTCCATGAGCGCGGCTATCCGAACGTCAGCGTGGAGGACATCGCGACGGCCGCGGGCCTGTCGGCGGCCTCGGCGGTATACCGGTTCTACCGGGGCAAGAGCGATATCCTCGCCGCCGCGTTCCGCCGGGCGGCCGAACGGGTTTCCGGCGCTGTCGGCCCCGCCGTGGCGGCGGCCACGGATGCCGAGGACGCGCTCACCGCGCTGATCGCTCAGTACGTCGCCGGATCGTTCGCCGAACGCGCCCTCACCTTCGTGTATTACACGGAGTTCCAGCATGTTCCGGTCGAGGAGCGCACGGTCCTGCGCAATATCCAGCGGCTCAGCGTCGAAGAGTGGGCGCGGTTGCTGCGGGAGGTGCGCTCGGAGCTCACTCCGGCCGAGGCGCGCATCCTCGTCCACGCGGCCTTCGCGGTGGTCGTCGACCTCGGTCGCGCCTTCGGCAACGAACCGCTTGCCGCCCAGGACCGGGTGCGGCTGCTGATGCAACTGGTGCTCTTCGGACGGCCCGCGCGCTAG
- a CDS encoding aldo/keto reductase, which translates to MSTDIDAQPAAASGTFAIGGDLPVHRLGYGAMQLTGPGVWGDPKDPDEAVRVLRRAVELGVNFIDTADSYGPFVSENLIREALHPYRDDLVIATKAGLTRQGPNEWRPVGRPEYLRQQAELSLRHLGVDRIDLYQLHRIDPQVPLADQLGELVALQQEGKIRHIGLSQVSVEQLRQAREIATIASVQNLYNLANRADEDVLNYAEQENIAFIPWFPIATGELAAPGGPLSTASAEHGATPAQLALAWLLRRSPVMLPIPGTSSVAHVEENIAAARITLTDSEFEALTAAGPTGD; encoded by the coding sequence ATGAGCACAGATATCGACGCCCAGCCCGCCGCTGCCTCCGGCACCTTCGCCATCGGCGGCGATCTTCCGGTGCACCGGCTCGGGTACGGCGCGATGCAGTTGACCGGCCCCGGGGTGTGGGGTGATCCGAAGGACCCGGACGAGGCGGTAAGGGTCCTGCGCCGCGCGGTGGAACTCGGCGTGAACTTCATCGACACGGCCGACTCCTACGGCCCGTTCGTCAGTGAGAATCTGATCCGCGAGGCGCTGCACCCCTATCGCGATGATCTCGTCATCGCCACCAAGGCGGGGCTCACACGGCAGGGGCCCAACGAGTGGCGTCCGGTCGGTAGGCCCGAATACCTGCGCCAGCAAGCCGAACTCAGCCTGCGCCACCTCGGTGTCGACCGGATCGACCTCTACCAGCTGCATCGCATCGACCCCCAGGTGCCGCTGGCCGACCAGCTCGGCGAACTCGTCGCGCTCCAGCAGGAGGGCAAGATCCGCCACATCGGCCTGTCCCAGGTGAGCGTCGAACAACTGCGTCAAGCGCGTGAGATCGCCACCATCGCCTCGGTGCAGAATCTGTACAACCTGGCCAACCGGGCCGACGAGGACGTACTGAACTACGCCGAACAGGAGAACATCGCGTTCATTCCGTGGTTCCCCATCGCCACCGGTGAACTCGCCGCCCCGGGCGGTCCCCTGTCGACCGCGTCCGCCGAACACGGCGCGACCCCCGCCCAGCTCGCCCTCGCCTGGCTGCTGCGCCGCTCCCCCGTCATGCTCCCGATCCCCGGCACTTCCAGCGTCGCGCACGTCGAGGAGAACATCGCCGCCGCGCGAATCACACTGACCGACAGCGAATTCGAGGCCCTGACCGCCGCCGGACCGACCGGAGACTGA
- a CDS encoding acyl-CoA dehydrogenase family protein: protein MTDFLSTGTLPEEYRDLALTVRDFARSVVAPVAAEHDANHTFPYAVVAGMAEMGLFGLPFPEEYGGMGGDYFALCLALEELGKVDQSVAITLEAGVSLGAMPIYRFGNDKQKQEWLPQLTSGRNLAAFGLTEPGAGSDAGGTRTTAVADGGEWIINGSKQFITNSGTDITKLVTVTAVTGQTGGKKEISTILVPTDTPGFVAEPAYNKVGWNASDTHPLSFTDVRVPEDNLLGERGRGYANFLRILDEGRIAIAALSVGAAQGCVDESVRYAKEREAFGQAIGRNQAIAFKIARMEARAHAARTAYYDAAALMLAGKPFKKQASIAKLVASEAAMDNARDATQIFGGYGFMNEYAVARHYRDSKILEIGEGTTEVQLMLIGRELGL, encoded by the coding sequence ATGACCGACTTCCTGTCCACCGGCACGCTGCCGGAGGAGTACCGGGATCTCGCGCTGACCGTGCGCGACTTCGCACGGTCGGTGGTCGCGCCGGTGGCGGCCGAGCACGACGCGAACCACACCTTTCCCTACGCAGTCGTCGCGGGAATGGCCGAGATGGGTCTGTTCGGCCTGCCGTTCCCCGAGGAGTACGGCGGCATGGGCGGCGACTACTTCGCCTTGTGCCTGGCGCTCGAGGAGCTGGGCAAGGTCGACCAGAGCGTGGCGATCACGCTGGAAGCCGGTGTCTCGCTGGGCGCGATGCCGATCTACCGCTTCGGCAACGACAAGCAGAAACAAGAATGGCTGCCGCAGCTGACCAGCGGCCGCAACCTCGCCGCGTTCGGCCTCACCGAACCGGGCGCGGGCAGCGACGCGGGCGGCACCAGGACCACCGCGGTCGCCGACGGCGGCGAATGGATCATCAACGGCAGCAAGCAGTTCATCACCAACTCCGGCACCGACATCACCAAGCTCGTCACGGTCACCGCGGTCACCGGGCAGACCGGCGGCAAGAAGGAGATCTCGACCATCCTGGTGCCGACCGACACACCCGGTTTCGTCGCCGAGCCCGCGTACAACAAGGTGGGCTGGAACGCCTCCGACACCCATCCGCTCAGCTTCACCGACGTGCGCGTGCCCGAGGACAACCTGCTCGGCGAGCGCGGCCGCGGCTACGCGAACTTCCTGCGCATCCTCGACGAAGGGCGCATCGCCATCGCCGCGCTCTCGGTAGGGGCCGCGCAGGGCTGCGTGGACGAGAGCGTCCGCTATGCCAAGGAGCGGGAAGCGTTCGGCCAGGCGATCGGGCGCAACCAGGCCATCGCTTTCAAGATCGCGAGGATGGAAGCGCGGGCGCATGCCGCCAGGACGGCCTACTACGACGCCGCGGCGCTGATGCTGGCGGGCAAGCCGTTCAAGAAGCAGGCGTCCATCGCGAAGCTGGTGGCCAGCGAGGCCGCCATGGACAACGCCCGCGACGCGACACAGATCTTCGGCGGCTACGGCTTCATGAACGAATACGCCGTCGCCCGGCACTATCGCGACAGCAAGATCCTGGAAATCGGCGAGGGGACGACGGAGGTTCAGCTGATGCTGATCGGACGGGAGCTGGGCCTGTGA
- a CDS encoding MaoC family dehydratase, with amino-acid sequence MTRRAVVQRGLWFEEFDTEVVYEHRPGRTITEADNVLFTTLTMNTQALHLDAAFSERLPPFNQRLVNSMFTLSTLIGLSVAQLTQGTIVANLGFSEVAFPKPLFHGDTMYAETVVTDKRESNSRPGEGIVTFAHTARNQHGDVVATAVRKTLVRKAPPSAETSAPEGDLA; translated from the coding sequence GTGACCCGGCGCGCGGTCGTGCAACGCGGCCTGTGGTTCGAAGAGTTCGACACCGAGGTGGTCTACGAGCACCGACCGGGCCGCACCATCACCGAGGCCGACAACGTCCTGTTCACCACGCTGACCATGAACACGCAAGCGCTGCACTTGGACGCGGCGTTCAGCGAGCGGCTGCCCCCGTTCAACCAGCGGTTGGTGAACTCCATGTTCACGCTGTCCACCCTGATCGGGTTGTCGGTGGCGCAGCTGACCCAGGGCACCATCGTGGCCAACCTCGGCTTCTCGGAGGTGGCGTTCCCCAAGCCGCTGTTCCACGGCGACACCATGTACGCCGAGACCGTGGTCACCGACAAGCGCGAGTCGAACAGCCGCCCCGGAGAGGGCATCGTGACCTTCGCGCACACGGCACGCAACCAGCACGGCGACGTCGTCGCCACCGCGGTCCGCAAAACGCTGGTCCGCAAAGCTCCGCCCTCCGCGGAGACGTCCGCCCCGGAGGGGGACCTGGCATGA
- a CDS encoding CoA ester lyase gives MSWQMAGPAWLFCPADRPDRFAKAAAAADVVILDLEDGVAAHDKASARKALLDTPLDPETTVVRVNAAGTDEHALDLAALADTVYRRLMLPKCESAEQVSALADYEVIALIESPLGALTVGEAAASNAIGVMWGAEDLVAGLGGTASRHADGSYRDVARHVRSTTLLAAKAHGKFALDSVYLNLRDPEGLRAEAEDAVAVGFDAKVAIHPSQVPVLRAAYAPSEQELAWAMRVLEEAPKHRGVFALEGRMVDGPVFRHAEQIVRRADRD, from the coding sequence ATGAGCTGGCAGATGGCGGGACCGGCGTGGTTGTTCTGCCCGGCCGATCGTCCCGATCGCTTCGCGAAGGCGGCCGCGGCGGCGGACGTGGTGATCCTGGACCTGGAGGACGGCGTCGCCGCGCACGACAAGGCATCGGCGCGCAAGGCGCTGCTGGACACGCCGCTGGACCCGGAGACCACCGTGGTGCGGGTGAACGCGGCCGGCACCGACGAGCACGCGCTCGATCTCGCGGCGCTGGCCGACACCGTCTACCGACGACTGATGCTGCCGAAATGCGAGTCGGCCGAACAGGTCTCGGCGCTGGCGGACTACGAGGTGATCGCGCTGATCGAGTCGCCCCTCGGCGCGCTCACGGTCGGCGAGGCGGCGGCGAGCAACGCGATCGGCGTCATGTGGGGCGCGGAGGACCTGGTGGCCGGGCTCGGCGGCACCGCGAGCAGGCACGCCGACGGGAGCTATCGCGACGTGGCCCGGCATGTGCGCTCGACCACGTTGCTGGCCGCCAAGGCGCACGGCAAGTTCGCCCTGGACTCGGTGTATCTGAACCTTCGCGATCCGGAGGGTCTGCGCGCCGAAGCCGAGGACGCGGTCGCTGTCGGTTTCGACGCCAAGGTCGCGATCCACCCGTCCCAGGTGCCGGTGCTGCGGGCCGCCTACGCGCCGTCCGAGCAGGAGCTCGCCTGGGCCATGCGAGTGCTGGAGGAGGCGCCGAAGCATCGCGGTGTCTTCGCCCTCGAGGGCAGGATGGTCGATGGCCCCGTGTTCCGGCACGCCGAGCAGATCGTGCGGCGCGCCGACCGCGACTGA